The DNA sequence tatccatttttgaatcaatctgtacaaaagatccatttgctaaaggtacaatttcatcactttataatcaattatatggagtagtaaatcttaatagacactcttacgttcagaggtgggaggaggacctgggacgaactttagaagacacggtctaacatatggctcacatctaagtcatcttcacccaacatcttagcactggagacaaattataaagtcctaactcgctggtaccttgtacccgctagagtggcaaaatattcacctaatacctcagctctttgtttttgaggatgcccagaaataggcacacatttacacatatggtggacgtgcccagtaatccaaaccttctggaaggaagtcttcgtgattgcatctaaaatatttaaccacttgaccactgggcacttaaacccccttcctaaccagaccaattttcagcttttggtgctctcacattttgaatgacaattactcagtcatgcaaaactgtatccatatgaaatttttgtcctttttttcacacaaatagagctttcttttggtggtatttaatcaccgctgggttctttattttttgcgccgtaaaagaaaaaagaccgaaaaatctgtaaaaaaatacatttttcttcatttctgttataatattttgcaaattagtaatttttcttcgtatattttggccaaaatttataccgctacatatctttggtaaaaataacccaaatcggtggatattatttggtctttttgaaagttatagagtccaaaagctatggtgcgaatatctgaaaattgatcacacctgaagtacagacagcctatctaatttcttgagaccctaacatgccagaaaagtacaaataccccccaaattacccctgtttggaaagaagacattccaaggtatttagaaagatgcatggtgagttttttgaagttgtcattttttcccacaattctttgcaaaatcaaggttttttttttacttttttttttttccacaaaattgtcatattagcagggtatttctcacagaccgcatatgcataccacaaattacaccccaaaacacattctgctattactcccgagtatggcgataccacatgtgtgagacttttacacagcatggccacatacagaggcccaacatgcaggggagcaccttcaggacgttctggagcacccaggccaattctgacatttctctcctacatgtaaaaatcatcatttattagctagaaaattacacagaaccccaaaacattatatatgtttttttagcaaagaccctagagaatacaatggcagtcattgcaactttttatctcgcatggtatttgcgcagcaattttttttaacgcgttttttttggaaaaaaaactgttttgtgctttacaaaaaccaaaacagtaaagttagcccaatgtttttgcataatgtgaaagatgaagttacgccgagtaaatagatacctaacatgtcacccttcaaaattgcacgcgcttgtggaatggcgccaaactttgctactcaaaaatccccataggcgacactttaaaattttttactggttacatgttttgagttacagaggaggtctagggtcaaaattattgctctcgctctaccgatcgcagcgatacctcacatgtgtggttttaacaccgttttcatatgtgggcgggacttacgtatgcgttcgcttctgcatgcgagcacacagggacaggggcgctttaaaatttttatttttttttttattgttcattttactttatttattttagtttgatgcttttttccaaaaaaaaaaaaaatttgaccacttttattcctattacaaggaatgtaaacatccttgtaataggaatatggcatgacaggtcctctttacagtgagatatggggttaataagaccccacatctcacctctaggctgggaagcctgaaatttaaaaaaaaaaaaaactatcctggcttcgatcgtagctgtgagtcggtagaagcacgggagggggggacatcccctctcgcctcccgtaagaacgatcaagcagtggaacagccgctatgatcattcttatggtgtagggaatcgccggctgaaaaagctgatatctgaatgatgcctgtagctgcaggcatcattcagatattcccgcacaaagtcaaggacgttgtatgacggccggcgggcgggaagtggttaaaacgcatttttttttttaacacaaagttgtccatttatacaatatttctaccacataacatgtacatagcaaaaatgacaccccgaaatagagcatggctcggtatggcggggtattgcggagtatggcggggtattgcagagtatggcggggtattgcagagtatggcggggtatggcggggtattgcggggtatggcggggtattgcggggtatggcggggtattgcggagtatggcggggtattgcggagtatggcggggtatggcggggctttgcagagtattgtgggggtattgcagagtattgtgggggtattgcagagtaatgtgggctttgcagagtattgtgggggtattgcagagtattgtgggggtattgcagagtattgtgggggtattgcagagtaatgggggctttgcagagtattgtgggggtattcagagtattgtgggggtattgcagagtattgtgggctttgcagagtattgcacagcagaagggatggctgagcatggatggatggatggctggatgtctctgtgcagcgctgtgggcactacacatacagcccacagcgctgcagccatccacccatctccctctcctccacagtgtaccgatcggtacacaggaggggaggagaggaaccggcgtcatcggatgacgccggtctgtttacatgtgatcgcgccgtcatttgacggcgcgatcacatggtaaacggccgcgatcagcggccatttaccggtatccgtgatgtgccgggtcctctggacccggcggtcacggatgtgctcgggtgcgcgccccagggggcgcgcgagaggggaattccgggaggacgtcatatgacatcctcccagagttaagcaaccgccctgcagccgtcattcggctatgggccggttgttaagtggttaaaaaaataatacaaccagatccatatttaactttacttaatctaaaaccggaatggttaacactctctcaattcaaacttacgatccaactaataatggctgcaaaacaaacagtggccaaggcatggaaatctcctacattggtactagcagaaacaattcacagaatgaataatacaatgtcccatgctaagatggtagccatcgatcaaaatcaaattccaaaatttgaaaaactttggcatccttggataaaacaacagttcctgtcaaacttcaatgactctgtcctgttgccatggtaacagattaaatgacttacagagacacccattctaaggcttcaaagagaactaaaaagaataataaactgatgagcgggacaaccttgtggaccatacctctacctttcaaccctttttcttctttctctttccttttctccaccttacgattaaagctcattatcagaatttatttgacctatatacactctacttgtaaacaatatgtatagtaggtataaatcatttaaatacctacaaaagtaactaaggacatgatatatatctttaatttaggtttacgtgaacccaatgtttaatatttgaaatttcatgatatttacctatataaaccctactgtaaaacaatgagcttactttatagatccttgtaaacttactttaggtatctttataacattgtatactcaataaacttcttttgacaaggaaaaaatgtttattcatttttcttGCACCTGATTATTTGAAAAGTGAATTTCACACCACAGTTACTAAGCGTGAAAGagtgaaaatacaatacaatacaataaaaaaaaaaacaagtggaccCTGTTTGCAAGAGCTGACAATCTCATAGAACAGGATGGAGTGATCAAGAAGGTATACATTCTGAAATAAAACATAGAAACTAAAATTTAAGTACAAAGAAgccagtacattttcttcttcatccTTTATTAATTAGTTAGGAAGTCATCCACTGAAAGAAAACACATCTAAAAATAATGTCCCCATATATCAATTATTATAGATCCCATGTTAATATGCATTTCATACTCCCCATAGCTCTCATGATTTATTTTGCTTACCTATAAAAGCCACACTACTCTATACTCATACAATTCAAAATTTGCAGGGCAAGTGTTTCTATATACTGCTATTATTCTTaatattattggtattattattatccTAATCAACTTTATAAAattttacagtatttattttttttttattcataaagagAATAGAAACCattcagcctccaggttttatagtcaaagcttaactgaagttagaagctggttggctaccactcatatctgccccagattttgcactctccagttttagcaagtcAACCCCTGTGTCTTTATTGCTTCTGCTGCTTAAATTATGTGGCAATCATTTTCCTATTCAAATTTAGCTATTGGTGTCTTCTTTATTGCCCACTTTCCTTCCATATGTTCAATGTTAAGGTTatggataaaaaaaataagaccacaATCACTGTGATTCATCTCTTAGGGTTTCATATTCCACacgctgtaacatttttggtattctttgtattttttctgatttattgtgTGACAATATGTGCAAACCTTCTGATCATCTCACTGGTGTCCTACAGCAAATCCCTCCATtctcccatgtacttcttcctTTCCCAGCTGTCTGTATCTGATATTTTATTAGCAAGTGCTGTTCTTCCTAATATGCTCCATGCTTTTTTGGAGGAAAATATTCCCACCATCTCATTTTCTAATTGTGTCACCCAGTTGTATTTCTTTTCTGTCTCAGAATGTTCAGAGTGTCTTTTACTGACATTGATGTCTTATGACAGATATTTGGCCATCTGTAAACCATTGCATTATACTCTGTTAATGAGTCATCAGTTTTGCTGGATAACTGTTATCACAAGTTGGAGTTTAAGTTTTCTCGTTGCATTATTTTATAATTTTGTGATATCGACATTACAGTTTTGTGGTCCCAATATTATTGATCATTTTTTCTGTGATTTTGTCCCAATTCTAAAACTGTCCTGCTCTGATACAACCATTGTTCAACTAGAATTAACATCAACAACTGTCGTTTTTGGTTTCATCCCAGTTATTATAATCATCGTGTCATATGTTCATATTATAGTCACCATTTTTAAAATCCCATCTATTACAGGAAGGCAGAAAGTTTTCTCAACGTGCAGCTCCCATCTGATTGTTGTTTCCATGTTTTATGGTACCTTACTATTTGTGTATTTGGTACCTAGAAGAGGACAGTCATTAAACATTACTAAATTTATGTCATTATTGTACACTGTACTTACCCCACTGATGAATCCAATTATATACAGCCTGAGGAATAAGGACTTAAAACAAGTTGTAGGTAGAATTGCCAACAATTGTTTGAAGTTGCTTTTCCATCGTTATTAAATTTTAcaagttacttaaccacttcaatacagggcacttatacacccttcctgcccagaccaaatttcagctttcagcgctcttgcactttgaatgacaattactcagtcatgcaacactgtacccaaacaaaaatgttatttttttcacacaaatagagcttccttttggtggtatttaatcaccacttgtttttttcatttcttgcaacataagtgaaaaaacagcgaacattttttttttgtttcataaatttttattgagtgaaCATAGAAACATCATAAAACAATCCATTATAACATTTGAATACATTAAGGTACAGTAAGTAAGGGT is a window from the Aquarana catesbeiana isolate 2022-GZ linkage group LG03, ASM4218655v1, whole genome shotgun sequence genome containing:
- the LOC141134803 gene encoding olfactory receptor 6B1-like; protein product: MDKKNKTTITVIHLLGFHIPHAVTFLVFFVFFLIYCVTICANLLIISLVSYSKSLHSPMYFFLSQLSVSDILLASAVLPNMLHAFLEENIPTISFSNCVTQLYFFSVSECSECLLLTLMSYDRYLAICKPLHYTLLMSHQFCWITVITSWSLSFLVALFYNFVISTLQFCGPNIIDHFFCDFVPILKLSCSDTTIVQLELTSTTVVFGFIPVIIIIVSYVHIIVTIFKIPSITGRQKVFSTCSSHLIVVSMFYGTLLFVYLVPRRGQSLNITKFMSLLYTVLTPLMNPIIYSLRNKDLKQVVGRIANNCLKLLFHRY